Genomic segment of Arthrobacter antioxidans:
GGCAATTTCGGACATCAGTGGGCGTGCTCGTTCAATCGTGGACACAGCACGGCGCTACGTCAACCGATATCCAGCGTGTCGGTCTTTCCCCGCCCAGGTGGCAGTGGTGCCCCCGTCCGTCACGCCGACACCCTTAGAGTAGGCTTCCAGAGGAAAAAGCGGGCGGCATTGCCGAGTGCCGCACCGTCCATCAGGGAGGCTGGCAGCGTGTTCTATTGGGTGATGAAGCGGATCATCGTCGGTCCGATCCTCAACCTCCTCTTCCGGCCGTGGGTGAAGGGACTCGACAACGTCCCGGCGTCGGGTCCCGCCGTGATCGTCAGCAACCACCTGTCCTTCTCCGACTCGATCTTCCTGCCGATCGTGGTTCCCCGGAAGGTCGTGTTCCTCGCGAAGTCCGAGTACTTCACGGGCAAGAGCCTCAAGGGCCGACTGACGGCGCTCTTCTTCCGGCTGTCCAACCAGTTGCCCATGGACCGCTCGGGCGGGGCGGCGTCGTCCTCCTCGCTGAGCGCCGGGATGGACATCCTGAACGACGGCGGCGTCCTCGGCATCTACCCCGAGGGGACCCGCAGCCCGGACGGGCGCCTCTACCGCGGCAAGACCGGCGTCGCGAAGCTGGTCCTCGCCACCGGCGTACCGGTGATCCCCGTGGCGATGATCGGCACGGACAAGGTGCAGCCCATCGGCCGCCGCATCCCCAACATCCGCCGCGTCGGCATCATCATCGGCGAGCCCCTCGACTTCACCCGGTACGAGGGGCTCGAGGACGACCGCTTCGTCCAGCGCTCCGTCACCGACGAGATCATGTACGAACTGATGCGCCTCTCCGGGCAGGAGTACGTCGACGCGTACGCCAGTACGGTCAAGGAGCGCCTCGCCGCGGAGAAGGCCGCGGGCCGGAAGGCGCCGAGGCCCGGGGCCGACACGCGGAGGGCCGCCGTCAGGATCTCCACCGACGCCGCCACCCCGGCACCGGGGGCCGTCACCGAGATCGGCCGCACACCCTCGGACGAGCCGCCGACGTCCGACGAGGGGCGCGACGCCCCGCGCGACGGGACGACCGGCCCCGCCTGATCCTCCTGCCCCGGGAGGGCAGGCCGCACAGCGGGCCCCGGCGCACCGGTGGCTCCGCGTGACCGGCGCGAGGTGTCGCTGTATGACACCGCCCCGGGCGGCCATGACGGGCCGAATCGGGACGTCTCCGCCCAGCCAGTAGAATTCGGGTGTGACTGACTCACTAGCTCCCGTCCTCCCGCGCGCCGCGGATTCCGCTTCGTCCACCCTCGCCGGCCTCGATGCCTGGCGTTCGATGACCGCAGCGCAGCAGCCCTCGTGGCAGGATCCCGGAGTCTATTCGGCGTCGGTCAAGGAACTCTCGACCCTTCCGCCCCTCGTCTTCGCCGGGGAGGTGGATGTGCTGCGCGAGCGGCTCGCCGCGGCAGCCCAGGGCAAGGCGTTCCTGCTCCAGGGCGGCGACTGCGCGGAGACGTTCGACGGTGCGACGGCCGACAAGATCAGTGCCCGTGTCCGCACGATCCTCCAGATGGCCGTCGTCCTGACCTACGGCGCCTCCCTGCCGGTCATCAAGATGGGGCGCATGGCCGGCCAGTTCGCCAAGCCGCGGTCCTCCAACGACGAGACGCGCGACGGCATCACGCTGCCGGCCTACCGCGGGGACATGGTCAACGGGTACGACTTCACCCCGGAGAGCCGTGGGCACGACGCCTCCCGGATGGTGAAGGCCTACCACACGTCGGCCTCGACCCTGAACCTGATCCGGGCCTTCACGCAGGGCGGATTCGCGGACCTCCGGCTGGTCCACCACTGGAACAAGGGCTTCATGGCCAACCCGGCGCACTCCCGCTACGAGTCGCTCGCCCGGGAGATCGACCGCGCCGTGCGTTTCATGGACGCCTGCGGCACGGACTTCGAAGCCCTCAAGCGCGTGGAGTTCTTCGCCAGCCACGAAGCCCTGCTCCTGGACTACGAGCGTGCGCTGACGCGGATCGACTCCCGCACCTCCCTCCCGTACGACACCTCCGCGCACTTCCTGTGGATCGGGGAGCGCACCCGCGAGATCGACGGCGCCCACGTGGACTTCCTGTCCCGGGTGCGGAACCCGATCGGCGTCAAGCTCGGTCCGTCGACGTCGGGGGACGACGCCCTCGCGCTCATCGACAAGCTCGACCCGAACCGCGAGCCGGGCAGGCTCACGTTCATCACGCGCATGGGCGCGAAGAACATCCGCGAGAAGCTGCCGCAGCTCGTGGAACGCGTCACGGCTTCGGGGGCGCAGGTCCTCTGGGTGACGGATCCCATGCACGGCAACACGGTGACCTCACCCAACGGCTACAAGACGCGCAACTTCGACGACGTCATCGACGAGGTGCGCGGGTTCTTCGAGGTGCACAACTCCCTCGGCACGTTCCCGGGCGGGCTGCACGTCGAGATGACCGGCGACGATGTGGCAGAGTGCCTGGGCGGCGCCGACCCGATCGACCAGGACGCCTTCCTGGAGCGGTACGAGTCCGTGTGCGACCCGCGCCTCAACCACATGCAGTCCCTCGAGATGGCGTTCCTCGTCGCCGGAGCGCTCTCGAAGAGCTGAACCTCCGAGGACACCCCTCGATCAGGAGCATCCCGAAGGCGGCCACCGCGGTGGCCGCCTTCGGCGTTCCGGGGGACCGCGCCTCAGGTGACCGTGATGCGGATGACGCTTCCTTCGGGCTGTTCGCCCGACGGGCTCTGCCCGGCGACGAGTCCCAGGACCGCGCTGCCGAAGGTGTAGTCGACCTGCACCTCGAAACCGGCGGCTTCCAGGACGTCCACGGCACGCTCCTCCGACAGCGAGAAGACGCTCGGCACCTGCACCAGGCGCGGGCCGCGGGAGAGCGTCAGCGTGACGCCGGTCCCGCGCTGGACCTCGGTGCCGGAAGGGCTCTGGCCCGCGACGGCGCCGGCCGGCACCGTCCGGCTGTACTCGCGGGCCTCGCCCACGACCGGCACGAGCCCCGCCTCCTCGAGCGCGTCCACGGCGTCCTGCTCGGCGAGCCCGACGACGTCGGGGACGGCGATCGGCGCGGGGCCGAGGGACACCACGAGATCCACCACGGAACCGCGCCGGAGCTCGGCGCCCTGCGCCGGGTCCTGCCGCAGGATCCCGCCGGCCGGCACGCTCTCGCTGTACTCCTCGTCCAGCGCGCCGACGGCCAGGCCCGCGGCCTCGAGCTCCGCGGTGGCCTCGGCCTGCGACCGGCCGCCGAGCTCCGGGACGGCGAACAGCTCGGGCCCTCTCGAGACGAGCAGGTCCACGCGCTGGAAGCGCCGGACCTCGGTGTTCGCGGCCGGGTCAGTGCCGATCACGAGGCCGGCGAGGACCTCCTCGTCGAAGGCCTCCTCCGTGGACACGGAGACGAGCCCCTGGTCCTCGAGGACGGCGCGCGCCTCCCCGAGCGGGACGTTCGCGACGTCGGGAAGGGTGACCACCCCGGCCGGTCCTGCCCCGAAGATCCAGCCGAGCCCGGCGACCAGGCCGGCGAGGAGGATCAGCAGGGCCACGAGCAGCCGGACGGACCGACGCCCGGTCCGCCCGCGCAGCGTCTTCTGCGGGCGCTGCGCCTGGCGTGCCTGCTGCCGTTTCGACAGCTGACGGGCCGTGCTTCCTCCTGGACCGCCGGCCGCGGTCGCCGTGCTGCCCGGCCGTCCCTGGTCCCCGGACGGTGCCGACGGGCCCGACGCCGGCGGGACGGCTGGCATCGCCCCGATGACGCGGGTCGCGTTGCGGTCCCTGCTGATGACGCTGGTGCGGTGGTCCTCGTATGCCGTGCGCGGCAGGACCTCCGTCCTGCCGGGGATCCCGTCGGTGTCTTCGGGACCCGCCGCCACGGTCCGGGTGTCGTCGTCCGTGAGTTGCGGCACGACGGCGACGGTGAGCTGATCCTGTTCCGGGACGACGTCGGGCGCGTCCTCGGGTGCGAAGTCGAGCTCCTCGTCGGTGAGCGTCCGGCGGATGTGCCGGAGTTCGCCGAGCAGCGCGGCGCCGTCCACCGGGCGGGCCTCGGGATCCCTGGAGGTGCACCACTGCACCAGTTCGTCGATGTCCGGCGCGAGGCCGGGAAGGAGCACGGAGGGCGCGGGCACATCCGCATGCGCATGCTGGATGGCCACCTGGATGGGCGTCTCGCCCGTGAAGGGCTGCTGCCCGGTGAGGAGTTCGAAGAGCATGACGCCCGTCGAGTAGATGTCGCTCTGCGCTTCGGCGGGCCGGCCGAGGACGAGCTCGGGGGAAAGATAGGCGACGGTCCCCACGAGGGTCGCGGTGCCCGTGGTCGCCGACACGGCGCGGGCCAGCCCGAAGTCGGCGATCTTCACCCGGCCCGTGTCGGAGAGGAGGACGTTCTCCGGCTTCACGTCGCGGTGGATCAGGCCTGCATCATGGGCGGCCGCCAGCCCCTCCACCACCGCGTCGAGCAGGTCGAGGGCACGGCGGGGCGTGAGCCTGCCGTGCTCGCGCAGGACATCGCGCAGGGTCCGGCCCTCGACGAACTCCATGACGAGGTAGGCGATGTTCTGCCCCCCGACGTCGTCCACGCCCTGGTCGAGGACGCCGACGACGTGCGGGTGGGACAGCCGGGCGGCGGACTTCGCCTCCTGCTCGAAGCGGTCGATGAAGCCGGGCTCCTCGGCCAGGTGGGGATACAGGACCTTGAGCGCCACGCGCCGGTCCAGCCGGCGGTCGGTGGCGAGGTAGACGGTGGACATGCCCCCGCGGGCCAACCGCGAGTGGACGACATAGCGCCCGTCGACAGTTGCCCCCTCGAGGGGGTCCTTCCGTTGCTGGTGCACCCTTCGATACTAAACGGGAGCAGCGAAAAGGGGGTGGGGCCACACGCGGCCCCACCCCCCCTCACCGGTACAGGACCGGAGCGGACCTACCGGAAATTCTTCTGGTGGGCCTTGATCGACGCGACGTACTGCTTGGTGTCCGAGAACATGCCGCGGGTCTGCACCGAGTACTGGCCCTGGTAGTAGGACGCGATCGCGATGTCCAGCGACGGGCTGGTGCGAGTGAGTGCGCGGATGATCGCGACGCCGGCCGTGGCGTTGTCGTACGGGTCCAGGAGGTTGAGCTTGCGACCCACGAGGTCGCTGGCCCACCGACCGGACGAGGGGATGACCTGCATGGTGCCGATGGCGTTCGCCGGCGAGACCGCACGCTGGTTGAAGCCTGATTCCTGGTGGGCGAACGCCATCGCGAGGCTCGGATCGACACCCATGGAGCGTGCGGTGTCGGCGACGATCTTCTTCATGTCGGCCTGCGACGGCGCGGGAAGCGAGTTGAGCAGCGCCTTGTTGGCGTTCGCGTCCGCCACCACCTTGTCCGGGTACGTGAAGCCGAGGAAGGTCGAGGGCACGAGGCCGGTCGGCGCGGGGGCGGGTGCGGGCGTGGTGCCCGGGCCCGGGATGGTGAGCTTCTGGCCCGGGTAGATGACGGTCGTCATGCTCATGCGGTTGGCGGTGAGCAGGCTGGAGAGGCCCACTCCGTTGCGGGAGGCGATGGCGCCCAGCGTGTCGCCGGCCTTCACGACGTACGAGCCGGCTGCGGGCGCGGGCGCGGGGGCAGGGGCCGGTGCCTTCGGGGGAGTCGCCTGCGGCGTGACGGAACCGGTGAGCTTGAGCTTCTGGCCGGGGTAGATGATCGACGACCTCGAGAGGCCGTTGGCGGTCAGCAGCGCATCGAGGCCGATGCCGTTGCGGGAGGCGATGGCGCCCAGCGTGTCGCCGGATTTCACGACATACGTGCCGCCGGCCGGTGCCGGTGCGGGCGTCGACTTGGTGGGCGCCGGCGCCGGGGCGGGAGCAGGTGCCTTGCCGCCGAGGCTGAGCTTCTGGCCCGGGTAGATGATCGAGGTCATCGACAGCTTGTTGGCCGTGAGGACGCTCTGGAGGCTCACGCCGTGGCGGGAAGCGATGGCGCCCAGGGTGTCGCCGGGCTTGACCACGTAGGTGGATCCGGCCGTCGGTACCGCCGGTGCCGCGGGGGCGGGCTTCGCCACGGGGGAGGACTTCCCGGTCAGCAGGATCTTCTGTCCGGGGTAGATGATGGTGCGCGCGGTCATGCCGTTGCGCGTCAGGACGGCGTCGGTGGACAGCCCGTACCGCTTGGCGATCGCGCCGATGGTGTCACCGGACTTGACGACGTAGGTGCTGGGCACCGTCTGCGTGACGACGGCGATCTTCTGCGCGGGGACCTGGGCGGCGACGAGGGCGGCCGGGACGACGGCCCGCGGGGGAAGGGCGGTTGCTGTTGCTCCGAGGTGCCGGGTGACCGGAGCCTGAACGGCAGGTGCTGCCGTGGCCGGCTGGGCGAGAGCCACGGAGGAGAGAAGCACCGCGGGCAGGGCGGCGGTGGTCACGGCGACATTCAGGCGGCGTCGGCTCGCGCCGTCGACCTTCCTGCGGGTGCCGTTCAGCGGTGCGTTCGATCGCTGGGCAGTCATGTTTGGTTCCTCGTC
This window contains:
- a CDS encoding LysM peptidoglycan-binding domain-containing protein; translated protein: MTAQRSNAPLNGTRRKVDGASRRRLNVAVTTAALPAVLLSSVALAQPATAAPAVQAPVTRHLGATATALPPRAVVPAALVAAQVPAQKIAVVTQTVPSTYVVKSGDTIGAIAKRYGLSTDAVLTRNGMTARTIIYPGQKILLTGKSSPVAKPAPAAPAVPTAGSTYVVKPGDTLGAIASRHGVSLQSVLTANKLSMTSIIYPGQKLSLGGKAPAPAPAPAPTKSTPAPAPAGGTYVVKSGDTLGAIASRNGIGLDALLTANGLSRSSIIYPGQKLKLTGSVTPQATPPKAPAPAPAPAPAAGSYVVKAGDTLGAIASRNGVGLSSLLTANRMSMTTVIYPGQKLTIPGPGTTPAPAPAPTGLVPSTFLGFTYPDKVVADANANKALLNSLPAPSQADMKKIVADTARSMGVDPSLAMAFAHQESGFNQRAVSPANAIGTMQVIPSSGRWASDLVGRKLNLLDPYDNATAGVAIIRALTRTSPSLDIAIASYYQGQYSVQTRGMFSDTKQYVASIKAHQKNFR
- a CDS encoding lysophospholipid acyltransferase family protein, which translates into the protein MFYWVMKRIIVGPILNLLFRPWVKGLDNVPASGPAVIVSNHLSFSDSIFLPIVVPRKVVFLAKSEYFTGKSLKGRLTALFFRLSNQLPMDRSGGAASSSSLSAGMDILNDGGVLGIYPEGTRSPDGRLYRGKTGVAKLVLATGVPVIPVAMIGTDKVQPIGRRIPNIRRVGIIIGEPLDFTRYEGLEDDRFVQRSVTDEIMYELMRLSGQEYVDAYASTVKERLAAEKAAGRKAPRPGADTRRAAVRISTDAATPAPGAVTEIGRTPSDEPPTSDEGRDAPRDGTTGPA
- the pknB gene encoding Stk1 family PASTA domain-containing Ser/Thr kinase, producing MHQQRKDPLEGATVDGRYVVHSRLARGGMSTVYLATDRRLDRRVALKVLYPHLAEEPGFIDRFEQEAKSAARLSHPHVVGVLDQGVDDVGGQNIAYLVMEFVEGRTLRDVLREHGRLTPRRALDLLDAVVEGLAAAHDAGLIHRDVKPENVLLSDTGRVKIADFGLARAVSATTGTATLVGTVAYLSPELVLGRPAEAQSDIYSTGVMLFELLTGQQPFTGETPIQVAIQHAHADVPAPSVLLPGLAPDIDELVQWCTSRDPEARPVDGAALLGELRHIRRTLTDEELDFAPEDAPDVVPEQDQLTVAVVPQLTDDDTRTVAAGPEDTDGIPGRTEVLPRTAYEDHRTSVISRDRNATRVIGAMPAVPPASGPSAPSGDQGRPGSTATAAGGPGGSTARQLSKRQQARQAQRPQKTLRGRTGRRSVRLLVALLILLAGLVAGLGWIFGAGPAGVVTLPDVANVPLGEARAVLEDQGLVSVSTEEAFDEEVLAGLVIGTDPAANTEVRRFQRVDLLVSRGPELFAVPELGGRSQAEATAELEAAGLAVGALDEEYSESVPAGGILRQDPAQGAELRRGSVVDLVVSLGPAPIAVPDVVGLAEQDAVDALEEAGLVPVVGEAREYSRTVPAGAVAGQSPSGTEVQRGTGVTLTLSRGPRLVQVPSVFSLSEERAVDVLEAAGFEVQVDYTFGSAVLGLVAGQSPSGEQPEGSVIRITVT
- a CDS encoding class II 3-deoxy-7-phosphoheptulonate synthase, coding for MTDSLAPVLPRAADSASSTLAGLDAWRSMTAAQQPSWQDPGVYSASVKELSTLPPLVFAGEVDVLRERLAAAAQGKAFLLQGGDCAETFDGATADKISARVRTILQMAVVLTYGASLPVIKMGRMAGQFAKPRSSNDETRDGITLPAYRGDMVNGYDFTPESRGHDASRMVKAYHTSASTLNLIRAFTQGGFADLRLVHHWNKGFMANPAHSRYESLAREIDRAVRFMDACGTDFEALKRVEFFASHEALLLDYERALTRIDSRTSLPYDTSAHFLWIGERTREIDGAHVDFLSRVRNPIGVKLGPSTSGDDALALIDKLDPNREPGRLTFITRMGAKNIREKLPQLVERVTASGAQVLWVTDPMHGNTVTSPNGYKTRNFDDVIDEVRGFFEVHNSLGTFPGGLHVEMTGDDVAECLGGADPIDQDAFLERYESVCDPRLNHMQSLEMAFLVAGALSKS